The following coding sequences are from one Lolium rigidum isolate FL_2022 chromosome 6, APGP_CSIRO_Lrig_0.1, whole genome shotgun sequence window:
- the LOC124665905 gene encoding putative receptor-like protein kinase At3g47110 → MHSHPAMKATTSVGQLLILVLLAYCTHGVACSSLLWNETDRLSLLGFKDAITLDPQQAFMSWNDTTHFCNWEGVTCRAKNTLPRRVTSLNLTSRGLVGHISPSLGNLTFLHSLVLTENTLTGEIPQSLGHLRRLQTLNLSNNTLQGRIPSLANCSKLEVLDVSFNNLVGQFPSDLPPHHLQVLQIAVNNLTGTIPASLANITTLTVISCTLNHFKGNIPSKFADLSGLQYLQASGNRLTGRFPQAVLNISTIIGLNLAYNGLSGEVPPNLCTSLPNLQFLLLDGNFFLGHIPSSFTNASNLNTIDLSGNNFTGLVPTTIGKLTKLSLLNLEDNQLRAHSRAEWEFLDSLSNCTELKIFTMSINRLSGHVPSSLGNLSNQLQELYLAENQLSGDFPSGIANLRNLFTITLGENQFTGVVPDWIGTLTKLQEISLFKNFFTGSIPSSLSNLSRLGMLDLYSNHFTGHMPSSFGNLPMLQGLDISHNNLHGRIPKEIFRIPSLLLIDLSFNNLEGQLPTTIGNAKQLESLVLSANKLYGDIPNTLSDCESLEAIELDSNVFSGSIPTLLGRITSLNVLNLSTNNLSGSIPISLGNLQFLEKLDLSLNHLYGEVPRKGIFKNASAVRIDGNKGLCGGALELHLLACDVFPSNSTRLKEPLVLKVVIPTASIILLAMVLFGIMQWRVKHKSKSISPPSFATKFPQVSFNDLARATQGFSTSNLIGGGGYGSVYKGKLVGNQHEVAIKVFNLETRGAHKSFIAECNALRNVRHRNLVCIVTACSSIDSNGNDFKALVYDLMPRGDLDKLLYPTRDHESTSDLDCITMAQRMSIVVDVADAMEYLHHNNQGTMVHCDLKPSNILLDDNMTAHVGDFGLARFKDDSTTLSLGNPNYSSVALRGTIGYAAPEYAVGGQVSTAADVYSFGVILLEVFIRRRPTDAMFKDGLSIVKFTEINFPDRVLEIVDPQLLQELELCKETPLDLKESGLGYLISMLNVGLCCTKPSPGERINMQQVATKLHGIRDAYLREN, encoded by the exons ATGCATAGCCACCCAGCCATGAAAGCTACCACCTCAGTCGGACAGTTATTAATCCTGGTGTTGCTGGCTTACTGTACACATGGCGTCGCCTGCAGCTCCTTACTTTGGAACGAGACAGATCGGCTATCGCTGCTTGGATTCAAGGATGCAATCACTCTAGATCCACAGCAAGCTTTCATGTCCTGGAACGATACCACCCACTTCTGTAATTGGGAAGGAGTCACGTGCAGGGCGAAGAACACTCTGCCACGCCGTGTCACTTCTCTGAACCTTACAAGTCGAGGTTTGGTAGGACACATATCTCCTTCACTTGGGAACCTAACATTCCTGCACTCTCTTGTCCTGACGGAGAACACACTCACCGGAGAGATTCCACAATCCCTCGGTCACTTGCGTCGCCTCCAAACCTTGAACTTGAGTAATAACACGCTGCAAGGAAGGATACCGAGTTTGGCAAACTGCTCAAAGCTCGAGGTGCTAGATGTTTCATTTAACAATCTAGTTGGCCAATTTCCTTCTGATCTCCCTCCTCACCACCTTCAGGTGCTGCAGATTGCAGTTAATAACCTTACCGGTACAATTCCAGCTTCTCTTGCCAATATCACAACACTAACCGTGATTAGTTGTACGCTCAATCACTTCAAGGGAAATATCCCAAGCAAGTTTGCTGATCTGTCGGGCTTGCAGTACCTGCAAGCGAGTGGCAATCGATTGACAGGCAGGTTTCCACAAGCAGTCTTGAATATTTCTACTATCATCGGCCTTAACCTTGCTTACAATGGTCTAAGTGGAGAGGTACCACCAAATCTATGTACCTCTCTGCCCAATCTCCAGTTTCTTCTATTAGATGGAAACTTCTTTCTAGGGCACATTCCTAGTTCATTCACTAATGCTTCTAATCTAAACACAATAGATTTGTCGGGTAATAACTTCACTGGATTGGTGCCcaccacaattggcaaacttaccAAGCTCTCATTGTTGAATCTTGAAGATAATCAACTCCGAGCACATAGCAGGGCCGAATGGGAGTTTTTGGACAGCTTAAGCAATTGCACAGAGCTAAAGATATTCACAATGAGTATTAATCGTCTATCAGGGCATGTACCAAGTTCATTAGGTAACCTTTCCAATCAACTCCAGGAGCTATACTTGGCAGAAAATCAGCTATCAGGAGATTTTCCTTCCGGCATAGCAAACCTTCGTAACCTATTTACCATAACACTGGGAGAAAACCAATTTACAGGTGTGGTTCCGGACTGGATTGGAACTCTCACGAAATTGCAGGAAATAAGCTTATTCAAAAACTTCTTTACGGGGTCCATTCCATCATCCTTATCAAACTTGTCTCGATTGGGAATGCTTGATCTATACTCAAACCACTTCACTGGCCACATGCCATCAAGCTTTGGAAACCTTCCTATGCTTCAAGGGTTGGACATTTCCCACAACAATCTTCATGGTAGGATTCCAAAGGAGATCTTTAGAATCCCTTCATTGTTGTTAATTGATTTGTCTTTCAACAACCTCGAAGGACAACTTCCAACTACCATTGGTAATGCCAAACAACTTGAATCTTTGGTATTGTCAGCAAATAAGCTATATGGGGATATCCCAAACACTCTGAGTGATTGTGAAAGTTTAGAAGCAATTGAGTTAGACTCGAATGTTTTCAGCGGAAGCATTCCCACTCTATTAGGTAGGATAACCAGCCTCAATGTTTTGAATTTGTCTACCAATAACTTAAGTGGCTCAATACCAATATCTCTTGGCAACTTACAATTTCTTGAGAAGCTAGATTTGTCATTGAACCATCTTTATGGTGAGGTTCCAAGAAAAGGGATCTTCAAGAATGCTAGTGCTGTGCGGATAGATGGAAACAAGGGGCTTTGTGGTGGGGCATTGGAGTTACACTTGCTAGCATGTGATGTTTTTCCTTCAAATTCAACTAGGCTCAAGGAACCTTTAGTGCTCAAAGTAGTTATCCCAACAGCCAGTATAATATTACTTGCTATGGTCTTATTTGGCATAATGCAATGGAGAGTAAAACACAAGAGCAAATCTATATCTCCACCATCATTTGCTACAAAATTTCCCCAAGTATCTTTCAATGATCTAGCTAGAGCAACACAGGGATTTTCAACGTCCAACTTGATTGGTGGAGGGGGATACGGTTCTGTATACAAAGGAAAACTAGTTgggaaccaacatgaggttgccaTAAAAGTCTTCAACCTAGAGACAAGAGGAGCACATAAGAGCTTCATTGCAGAATGCAATGCACTGAGAAATGTGCGGCATCGTAATTTGGTCTGTATCGTAACTGCATGCTCAAGCATTGATTCTAATGGTAATGATTTCAAAGCCCTAGTGTATGATTTGATGCCACGAGGAGACTTAGATAAACTGCTATACCCAACTCGAGACCATGAAAGCACTTCAGATTTGGACTGTATTACAATGGCACAAAGGATGAGCATTGTAGTGGATGTAGCTGATGCAATGGAGTACCTACACCATAACAACCAAGGAACAATGGTTCATTGTGATTTGAAGCCTAGCAACATACTTTTGGATGACAATATGACAGCTCATGTTGGAGACTTTGGCCTGGCAAGATTCAAAGATGATTCCACAACGTTATCTCTTGGTAACCCAAACTATTCTTCAGTTGCACTAAGGGGAACGATCGGATATGCTGCTCCAG AATATGCAGTGGGTGGTCAAGTTTCAACTGCCGCAGATGTTTACAGTTTTGGTGTCATTCTGCTCGAAGTATTCATTCGAAGAAGGCCAACTGATGCCATGTTTAAGGATGGATTGAGCATTGTAAAGTTCACAGAGATCAATTTCCCTGATAGGGTATTGGAGATTGTTGATCCGCAACTGCTACAGGAGTTGGAGCTTTGCAAAGAAACTCCATTGGACTTGAAGGAAAGTGGTTTAGGTTATCTGATATCTATGCTTAACGTTGGCCTTTGCTGCACCAAGCCATCTCCAGGTGAACGTATCAACATGCAGCAGGTCGCTACCAAGCTACATGGAATCAGGGATGCATATCTCAGGGAAAATTGA